A window of Agrobacterium tumefaciens contains these coding sequences:
- a CDS encoding DUF6665 family protein, with product MTLFPTGLAVLEYELMAEQASALGHSGRAAEAALAKLAEREGQGTETEIERLVDNAAECVWSLFIQREVCGMSNGRDVIEQYGIPGKVLARLGAAPRHEGPLKMG from the coding sequence ATGACTCTGTTTCCGACAGGTCTTGCGGTCCTCGAGTACGAGCTGATGGCCGAGCAGGCCAGTGCCCTCGGTCATTCCGGTCGAGCTGCGGAAGCAGCACTCGCGAAGCTGGCCGAACGTGAGGGCCAGGGTACGGAAACGGAGATCGAGCGGCTCGTGGATAACGCGGCCGAGTGCGTGTGGTCGCTGTTCATCCAGCGGGAGGTCTGCGGGATGTCCAACGGTAGGGATGTCATCGAGCAATATGGCATACCCGGTAAAGTCCTCGCCCGCCTGGGTGCTGCCCCGCGTCACGAAGGACCGCTCAAGATGGGATGA
- a CDS encoding MerR family transcriptional regulator, which translates to MRSNDIARIAGVSVRTLRHYHQIGILKEPVRQPNGYRSYDVQHLIRLLRIGQLANLGIRLSDIPAVLNRDGEIETSTLDDLDRTLAEQIAVLERQRQTIASLRERRTTLDLPQEMSAALIALEDGRDAKATKAGREQAVLFGHVFGDAERSEISGLYDQLATTELSGVASELGQRFDTLGPGSTDEQIAGLAKSYVERLGPWLRDFEKVIRGASRPDAGSLISEHAIVASNSQQRQMMVLVTMALRNAPANKKKGDGE; encoded by the coding sequence ATGCGGAGTAATGACATCGCCAGGATCGCGGGGGTCAGCGTGCGGACCCTCAGGCACTATCACCAGATCGGCATTCTCAAGGAGCCTGTGCGGCAGCCGAACGGCTACAGGAGCTATGATGTCCAGCACCTGATCCGTTTGCTGAGGATCGGACAGTTGGCAAACCTTGGGATACGTCTCTCAGACATACCGGCGGTCCTCAACCGGGACGGCGAAATCGAGACCTCGACACTGGACGACCTCGATCGGACGCTGGCAGAGCAGATCGCGGTGCTGGAGCGCCAGCGTCAGACTATCGCCTCTTTACGTGAGAGGCGGACAACGCTGGACCTGCCACAGGAGATGAGTGCCGCCCTCATCGCCCTCGAAGACGGCCGGGATGCAAAGGCTACGAAGGCCGGACGAGAGCAGGCCGTTCTCTTCGGACATGTTTTCGGAGACGCAGAGCGAAGCGAGATATCCGGTCTGTATGATCAGCTCGCAACGACAGAGCTTTCCGGGGTCGCCAGTGAACTTGGCCAGCGGTTCGACACGCTGGGTCCGGGTAGTACCGACGAACAAATCGCCGGCCTAGCCAAGTCCTATGTGGAACGGCTTGGACCGTGGCTCAGGGATTTCGAGAAAGTCATACGGGGAGCCAGCCGTCCGGATGCCGGGTCGCTCATTTCCGAGCATGCCATCGTCGCCTCCAATTCCCAGCAGCGTCAGATGATGGTGCTTGTGACGATGGCGCTGAGAAATGCTCCGGCGAACAAAAAGAAAGGAGACGGTGAATGA
- a CDS encoding S9 family peptidase: MTTSSALAISSLFGTPAFLKAQISPEGKNVAYLAPWKDRLNIWVRTLGPERSGETVRLTADSMRNIDGFCWTIDSKSILFVQDTDGDENWHLHRTEASGRGSKSIDLTPYPGMRVISLELALDRPKVALVQMNYRSPDLIDLYEIDISTGALTMIAESPGRFVHWIAVPGNTLHAFVINTDGDHELARYEDGSFAPVATFKGRDYPLGPLPARATPDGKGVIVGSNTGTDRTRLARIDLESGVETEIDSHPQYSLDTPRPEADPRYPSSLIMNSVTGELLGVRYLGERQVINALTPGFAAILAEISLLSHGDIGYLSCDASGTRWVVDFTDDRHPGTTWVYDHTTGAARLLGQRYPDIDHSAFAEVRPITIQSRNGLELYCHVTLPVGVEARRLPTVVLVHGGPWYRDACVYDPEVQFLASRGYAVLQVNFRGSTGYGKAFMQAAIGEFAGRMHDDLIDGLDWLIAEGAADPKPVAIYGCSYGGYAALVGASFTPDRFAAAIDYSGMADLRSLVEDAVPFVRPTLVNNYLAYMGDPTDPEQNRDMLARSPMSRIDRIRKPLLVIHGANDVRVARAQADAVVEAVRRNGVEVEYLLNEREGHWFINQDSNIELYQTIEKFLARHLGTHHAE, from the coding sequence ATGACGACTTCAAGCGCCCTTGCGATCTCAAGCCTCTTTGGCACGCCCGCATTCCTGAAGGCGCAAATCTCTCCGGAAGGCAAGAACGTCGCCTATCTCGCACCGTGGAAGGACCGATTGAATATCTGGGTCCGCACCCTTGGACCGGAGCGAAGCGGTGAAACCGTAAGGCTGACGGCGGACTCTATGCGCAACATCGACGGTTTCTGTTGGACGATCGACTCCAAGAGCATTCTTTTCGTCCAGGACACCGACGGCGACGAGAATTGGCACCTTCATCGAACGGAGGCCTCGGGCCGGGGCTCTAAGTCCATCGACCTGACTCCATATCCCGGGATGCGCGTCATTAGCCTGGAGCTTGCATTGGACCGCCCTAAGGTCGCTTTGGTCCAGATGAACTACAGAAGCCCGGATTTGATTGACCTCTATGAGATCGACATCTCCACCGGGGCACTGACAATGATCGCGGAAAGCCCCGGTCGGTTCGTTCACTGGATCGCCGTCCCCGGCAACACGCTGCACGCCTTCGTCATCAACACGGATGGAGATCACGAGTTGGCGCGCTATGAGGACGGTAGCTTCGCCCCTGTCGCTACGTTCAAAGGTCGGGATTACCCTCTAGGTCCTTTGCCTGCCCGTGCGACACCGGACGGCAAGGGTGTGATCGTTGGATCGAATACTGGCACTGACCGGACCCGACTTGCGCGCATCGACCTGGAATCCGGCGTGGAGACAGAGATCGACAGCCATCCGCAGTACAGCTTGGATACGCCGCGCCCCGAGGCTGACCCGAGATATCCGTCGAGCCTCATCATGAACTCCGTAACGGGAGAACTGCTTGGGGTTCGGTATCTCGGCGAGAGGCAGGTGATCAATGCATTGACCCCGGGGTTCGCGGCGATCCTGGCCGAGATCAGTCTGCTGTCACACGGCGACATCGGTTACCTGTCCTGTGATGCGAGTGGTACGCGCTGGGTGGTCGATTTCACCGACGACCGCCATCCCGGAACGACCTGGGTTTATGATCACACGACAGGCGCGGCTCGCTTACTCGGCCAGCGGTACCCCGATATCGATCACTCCGCGTTCGCCGAGGTCCGCCCGATAACCATCCAATCGCGTAACGGCCTAGAACTTTATTGCCATGTGACGTTGCCCGTAGGCGTCGAGGCGCGGAGGCTACCGACAGTCGTCCTGGTCCATGGCGGCCCCTGGTACCGTGACGCATGTGTCTACGACCCGGAAGTGCAGTTTCTCGCCAGTCGCGGATACGCAGTGTTGCAAGTGAACTTTCGCGGCTCGACCGGATACGGCAAGGCATTCATGCAGGCGGCGATCGGCGAGTTCGCGGGGCGCATGCACGACGATCTGATCGACGGGCTGGACTGGCTGATCGCCGAGGGCGCTGCAGACCCGAAGCCCGTAGCGATCTACGGATGTTCCTACGGCGGTTACGCGGCGCTTGTCGGCGCGAGCTTTACGCCTGATCGTTTCGCGGCTGCGATCGACTATTCCGGCATGGCCGACCTGCGTTCGCTTGTCGAAGACGCCGTGCCGTTTGTTCGACCGACACTGGTCAACAACTATCTGGCCTATATGGGCGACCCGACGGACCCCGAGCAGAACAGGGACATGCTCGCCCGCTCGCCGATGAGCCGCATCGACCGCATTCGTAAACCGCTGCTCGTCATACACGGCGCGAACGATGTCCGTGTCGCGAGGGCACAGGCCGATGCGGTCGTCGAAGCCGTTCGGAGAAACGGGGTGGAGGTCGAATATCTATTAAACGAGCGCGAGGGCCACTGGTTTATCAACCAGGACAGCAACATCGAACTTTACCAGACCATCGAGAAATTCCTCGCCCGTCACCTGGGAACACACCATGCGGAGTAA